Part of the Micromonospora inyonensis genome, ATGCGGGTCTTGTCCTCGTTGAAGACCAGACCCCTGGGCGTCAACCACGCCCCCAGCCGCGCCTTGACCTGCTCGGCCTGCTCACGGGAGTGGCACAGCGCGAGAAGATCGTCGGCGTAGCGGACCACCACCGGGCAGCCATCCACCGTCTGTCCGGCACGGGTGCCGGTGACGTGGTAGCGGACCCCGGCGGCGGCCTCCATGCCATGCAGAGCAACGTTCATGAGCAACGGGCTGATCACCCCACCCTGCGGAGCACCCTGGTCGGGCGCGACGTGCCCGAAGTCAAATGATCATGGGCTCGTGCAGGACAACCCCTATGCAGAACTGGATATAGCTATATAGAGTAGAGACATGGCAGCTCTCCGCATGACGACGCCGCGGGTCCTCGTCCTTCAGGCTCTGTTGGACGACGACCACCGCGAACGGTACGGCCTCGACCTCGCCCACCAGGCTGGGCTCGAGCCGGGCACGATATATCCGATCCTGGTCGCCTTCGAGACGGTCGGGTGGCTCAGCAGCCGGGAGGAAGACATCGACGTGCACACCGAAGGGCGCCCTCGTCGCCGCTACTACCAGCTCACTGCGACCGGCGTCACTGCGGCTCGCGAAGCGCTGAGCAGAGCGACGCAGCGGCGGGCGGCCCGGGCTGCCTCCGGGAAGCTCGCGTGGTGAGCGCCGTGAACTCGACACCGCCCACGTCGGCTGCCCGCTTGCGCCGCGTCGACGACGGTGTCGTCTCGCTGCTCGGCCTGTTGCTTCCGGTCGGGTTCCGCGCGCGGCAGCGCGGCGAATGGACCGGCGATCTCATGGTGCTGGCCCAGGGCAATCCCGCCGCCCGGTGGCGCTATCTGATCGGTGCGGCGCGCACGCTTCCGAGCCTTCGTCGGTCGATCGGTCGCCGCGACGCCACGCCGATCGAGGTGCCGGCCGGCGTGCGGCAAACGGTGGCCCGCATCCTCCTGCTCGGCATGACCTGGCCGATCCTGTCGTGGCTGCTGTGGGTCCCTGCCCGCTATTTCGCCTTCGACATCCCTGGCCGTCGTGAGCGCAGCGGGTACAGCATCTCCATCGACCCGCAGACGGTATGGCCGTTCGAGGGCACGCCGGACTGGCTGCTACCCCTGTGGATCGTGCCGCACTTCGGCGCGTGGGCCGTCGTCATTGGCGGGCCGTTCCTGCTGGCGGCGGTAGGTGTGATCGGCACTGTCGCGGCACTGCTACGGCATCGTCGCCGGCGAGTGCATCGGCTGACCGTCGCCGTCGCAGCGCTGACCGTGGTCCTGGTGACCGTCGCGTGGACCGCTGTCATGCAAGGTCTGAGCACCCACGACGACGGTTACATCGCCGGCGTGCTCGGCATCGCCGCCGCCGTGCTAGGCGCCACCACCAGCAACCTCACACACCGGACCCGAGTTGCGCTGCTGATACTCGGCGCCGGTGCGATCGCCGTGTTCCTGTCGTTCCACACCGCTGCCGGGATCGCCATGATCGGCTGGTTCCAAAATTGACCGATCCGCGGAATCCGGCCCGTCATCCCCCGCCGCGGCCCGGGGTCACGAATCGCCGGAGTCGCTTGGAGGACTTTCGTGGGTCGCAGCTCAGGACAGCACGTTGCGGATGAAGCGGGTGACGCCGTCGTACGGGTTGACGTAGGCGTAGTTCTGGGCGCTCGAATAGATGGCGTGCTTGCCGGGGCGCAGCGTGACACGGCCCTCGTCCCGATCGATGCGCAGCGTTTCGGTGGTGACCACGATCATCTCGTGCCAGCCGGCCGGGTCGAGTCGGGCGTCGTAGCGTTCCCCCGGCCCCAGCGCCCATAACCACAGCTGCGCCTCACGGCTGGCCGGTGCGCTGCCCAGCAGGGTGGCCCGGCTCTCGGCCGCCGAGCCCCGCCAGGCCACCGCATTGATGGTGTCGGCGGGCGCGGCGGCAGCGCTGACGAGTTGGACGAACGTGGCGTCCAACGCCGCCGCGAGCTGATCAAGCCCGGCGGGCCCGCCGGTAGTTTCGATCCTGGTGGTTAATTACGGGTCATGCAGCGAGGCCGAGTTCGAGGCGTGAGAGGTGGCTGGTTCTTCGTCGGTCCAGTGGTGTTCCGTTCCAGAAGGCTTCGAGGCGGAGCAGGTTGAGGGCGCAGGCCATGAAGATGTGGTCGAGGCGGGTCTTGGGTAGTCCGCGGTAGCGGGCGCGGCGGGCGCCGTGGGAGATGGCTTGGTGGATGGTGCCTTCCACTCCGGCACGGCGGGCGTAGTCGGCTTGGAAGCCGAGGGTGTGTTCGGCGGCCCGGATGGTGGTCTGGGCCTCGGCCAGTTCCCGGGGTAGTAGGGACAGTTGTCGTCGTCTTCCGGTGGTGCATAGGGTCCGGGCGGGGCAGGGGCCGCAGTCGCTGGTAGCGAAGGTGGCCACGATGGCGGGCTTGCCGTACTGGGTGCACGGTGTCCAGGAGGTGGCCTTTCTGCCTTGTGGGCAGGTCACGGTGCGCGTGTCGTAGTCGATGGTGAAGTCGGCGCGGGCGTAGCCCTTGCCGGCGCGGGCCTGGGCGGAACAGTCGGCCAGCAACGGGCGATCAGCGTGATGCCGTGCCGGGCGAGTTCGGAGACCACGAGCGCGGCGGACAGGTAGCCGGAGTCGAGGTAGTGCCGGCCGGGGGTGAGGCTCATATCGGCGAGGGCGTCGTGGATGGGTTCGGTCATCCGGTTGTCGGTCACGGTCGCGTCGGTGGTGGCTACATGCGTGATCAGGTTCGGCCGTAGCTGTGGGCAGGCGGCCTCGTGCCTGTCGCCGGTGCGCCCCGGTCGCCCTGCCGGGGTGTGCCCGCCGGGCTGTCGGCAGCCGCACGGCGCAGCGTCGTCGCAGGTCTCGGTGACGTGCAGTTTGTAGCCCAGCCAGAACTCTTCTCGTTTGACACCCCACCGGGCATCGGTGTCGTACGGGGAAGCGATGCGGATATGGCCGGGCGGGAGACCGTCGCCCTCAGGCGCTTTCTCCCGCCGGGTAATCACCTCCCGCCCGCGACTGGTGACCGTGCGGGTGTAGTGCTGCACCAGTACCTGGCGCAGCACGTCCACCGCCGGTATCTGGGCCAGCCAGGCCGGTGCGTGCTGGTCGTGGACCGCCTCCAGCAGCCGGTAGCCGTCGCGGGCGTAGACGATCGCCAGTGCGTCGCGTTTGGCCTGCGAGACCGGCGGCCGCCAACCGGTCATCGGGCTGCCATAACGATCGGCGAAATCCGGCACGCAGATCCGCCCGGCCAGCCACTGTGGATGCGCCGCGGCCAGGGCCTCCAAAGCCGCCCGGATGCTTTCCCCGACCAGTTCCAGACGGTTGAGCGCGGCCACCGCCGCGGCGACATGTGTGGAATCGGTGCGCTGCTTGCCGCCAGCGGAGAGCAGACCAGCCTCGGCCAGCCGGGTCAGCAACGCGTCCAGCACGAGGTGTTCCAGACCGGCGTCGGCCACCCTGGTGCGGAACTCGGCCAGCACCGTGTGGTCGAACCCTGGATCGTCCAACGGCAGACCGAGCAGATACTGCCAGTCCAGCCGGTTACGCGCCGCCTCGGCCGCTTGCCGGTCAGTGAGATTCTCCACCCGCTGCAACACCGTCACCAGCGCCAACCGCGACGGCGACCAACCCGGCCGGCCACGAACCCCGAACGCCGCGACGAAGTCCGCATCATGCAGCCATTCACCCAGCCGGTCACGGATCTGCACCGCCAACGGCCGGGCACGCCGACCCCGATACTTCGCCGCGATCGCCGCCGCGATCCGCCGGTCCGGCTCCGGCCACGGCGCGGGCTGCACAGACACCACAATCCCCATCCCGCAGCCGGGACGAAGGGAGAAACACCGGCAGCGAACCGACACCATCACCCACACTACGGCCCGGGGCCGTCACCCCGACCGGCGCGTCGCGAATTAACCACCAGGATCGGCCGGGCACGAAAAAGCCGCCGGACCCGGCTGGGGTGGGCGGCGGACATGCCGTCACACGGGCGCTGTCACGCGCCGCCACCCCGGGAACGTCGCGGATACCACGCGACGCGGACACGACGGACCCGCGCGGGCACCACGACCGGTCCACGCCGGCAGGGGCGTGGATTGCCGGTACGGGGCAGGCGGGTCACGGTGACTCCTCGGAGGTCGTCGGTGGACGGTGTCGTTCACGGGAGGGGCGCACCCGGCGCGCCCGCAACACATATCGCCGGGGCGGGACCGGTCCGGTCCCGCCCCGGCGGGACTCAGTGCCGGCGGACCGCCCGGTCGATGTCGACCGGGGCGGGATCCTCGACCGTCGGCGCGATCCCGGCGGCGGCGATCCGGTCCAGGGTGGCCAGTCCGGCCGGCTCGATCGCGCCGAAGACGGTGTAGTTCGGCCGCAGCGCCGAGTCGGACTGGACCAGGAAGAACTGGCTGCCGTTGGTGTCCGGGCCGGCGTTGGCCATGGCCAGGGTGCCCCGGGCGTAGGCCGGCGCACGCCGGTCGGATCGGTGGGGGCCGGCGGCAGGTCGGTGGGGAGTTCGTCGGCATACCGGTAGCCGGGGCCGCCCGAGCCGGTGCCGGACGGGTCGCCGCACTGCAACACCTTCAGGGTGGGGTACGCGGTGAGCCGGTGGCAGGAGGTGTCGTCGTAGAAGCGGTGCCGGACGAGGTGCAGGAAGCTCTGCACGGTGCAGGGCGCCTGCTCCCGGTCGAGGACCAGCGGGATCGGGCCCTGGTTGGTGTCCAGCGTGACCCGGACCGTCCCCTCGTCGGGGGTGCGTCGCGGATCCGGGGGCAGCGGCACCTTCCGGGCGGCCGGGTCGTCGGGGGTGGCGGTGTACCCGCACGGGCCGGGCGTGGTCCGGGCCGGCTCGGCCGCAGCGGCCGGCACGGTGGTGTCGGTGGCGCCGAGCAGCGCCCCGGCGACCAGGACGCCGCCGAGGAGCCGGGCCAGGACGGGGGCGGCGGATGGTGGTCGGGGTGTGCGCGACACGGGTCCTCCTGCACGACGATGGGCGAAGATCGCAGTCGATGGACTCGGTTCGGGCTTGTCGATGCGGCCGACCACCGCGCCGGGGTGCCCACCCCGGCGCGTCCGGTGACGGATAACCGACACCCGGCGGGCGTGGTGGCCGGCACGCCCGGCGACGCAGAATCAGCCCGCCGGACGGGGACGGACGGGAGCGACCAGCGGATGCCGACACCGAGCCAACGCATGATCGAGCTGGGCATCGCCCAGGAGGGCGCGGCGGTCCTGGCCCGGCCGGCGACGACCTTCACACTGCCCGCCGAGACGCCGGAGGCGCGGCAGGTCGTCGCCCGCCTGCGCGCCACGATGTCGCGGGTCGCCTCGGTGCACCCGTTCGCCAAGGGGATGGGGCTGGCCGCGCCGCAGATC contains:
- a CDS encoding PadR family transcriptional regulator; translated protein: MAALRMTTPRVLVLQALLDDDHRERYGLDLAHQAGLEPGTIYPILVAFETVGWLSSREEDIDVHTEGRPRRRYYQLTATGVTAAREALSRATQRRAARAASGKLAW
- a CDS encoding cupin domain-containing protein; its protein translation is MDATFVQLVSAAAAPADTINAVAWRGSAAESRATLLGSAPASREAQLWLWALGPGERYDARLDPAGWHEMIVVTTETLRIDRDEGRVTLRPGKHAIYSSAQNYAYVNPYDGVTRFIRNVLS
- a CDS encoding transposase, yielding MLADCSAQARAGKGYARADFTIDYDTRTVTCPQGRKATSWTPCTQYGKPAIVATFATSDCGPCPARTLCTTGRRRQLSLLPRELAEAQTTIRAAEHTLGFQADYARRAGVEGTIHQAISHGARRARYRGLPKTRLDHIFMACALNLLRLEAFWNGTPLDRRRTSHLSRLELGLAA
- a CDS encoding transposase, whose protein sequence is MSVQPAPWPEPDRRIAAAIAAKYRGRRARPLAVQIRDRLGEWLHDADFVAAFGVRGRPGWSPSRLALVTVLQRVENLTDRQAAEAARNRLDWQYLLGLPLDDPGFDHTVLAEFRTRVADAGLEHLVLDALLTRLAEAGLLSAGGKQRTDSTHVAAAVAALNRLELVGESIRAALEALAAAHPQWLAGRICVPDFADRYGSPMTGWRPPVSQAKRDALAIVYARDGYRLLEAVHDQHAPAWLAQIPAVDVLRQVLVQHYTRTVTSRGREVITRREKAPEGDGLPPGHIRIASPYDTDARWGVKREEFWLGYKLHVTETCDDAAPCGCRQPGGHTPAGRPGRTGDRHEAACPQLRPNLITHVATTDATVTDNRMTEPIHDALADMSLTPGRHYLDSGYLSAALVVSELARHGITLIARCWPTVPPRPAPARATPAPTSPSTTTRAP